A window from Culex pipiens pallens isolate TS chromosome 3, TS_CPP_V2, whole genome shotgun sequence encodes these proteins:
- the LOC120427921 gene encoding uncharacterized protein LOC120427921 produces MYTGRGANPSLCIISSASGLDAILERFWQVDDFDRGRALSLDDRWCEDHFNRTVSRRDDGRYVVRLPLREDRRPFLGDSYNLAQRRFLANERRFGYDQQLRDDYLRFMDEYAELGHLEPGLRTGNAAYRPRFLETMDSGLRSSFASTSKMAPRHSKPSGRRVSFVETREPSAVAMEHRANNRHTSGQRRQVQGGRRPHHKGNLPACRSRSMPAANRNREQQIRKPSPAPDAAPDKPARTVKLSEARFKETDEAESE; encoded by the exons ATGTACACGGGGCGTGGAGCAAACCCATCGTTGTGCATAATCAGCAGTGCCAGCGGGCTGGATGCCATCCTAGAGCGATTCTGGCAAGTGGACGACTTTGACCGCGGTCGAGCGCTGTCGCTAGACGATAGGTGGTGTGAGGATCACTTTAATCGCACGGTTTCGCGTCGGGATGACGGGCGTTACGTGGTACGGTTGCCACTCCGCGAAGATCGAAGACCTTTTCTCGGTGACTCGTATAATCTAGCCCAGCGTCGGTTCCTGGCTAACGAGCGCAGATTTGGATACGACCAGCAGCTTCGCGACGACTACCTGCGATTTATGGACGAATATGCTGAACTCGGACACTTGGAACCGGGCTTACGCACAG GAAATGCGGCGTACCGTCCAAGATTTTTGGAAACGATGGACTCGGGATTACGTTCATCATTTGCATCAACGTCCAAAATGGCACCAAGGCACTCGAAACCCTCAGGTCGGCGAGTTAGTTTTGTTGAAACAAGAGAACCTTCCGCCGTTGCAATGGAACATCGGGCGAATAACCGCCACACATCCGGGCAGAGACGGCAGGTGCAGGGTGGTCGACGTCCGCACCACAAGGGGAACTTACCGGCGTGCCGTAGCAGAAGTATGCCTGCTGCCAATCGAAACCGAGAGCAGCAAATTAGAAAACCCAGTCCAGCACCAGATGCAGCTCCCGACAAGCCAGCGCGAACCGTAAAATTGTCAGAAGCTCGGTTCAAGGAGACGGATGAAGCAGAGAGTGAGTAA